One Nesterenkonia populi DNA window includes the following coding sequences:
- the thiD gene encoding bifunctional hydroxymethylpyrimidine kinase/phosphomethylpyrimidine kinase, with protein sequence MPIPNVLSIAGTDPTGGAGTQADLKSFAAFEAYGMCAVTALVAQNTQGVREIHAPPTDFLRAQLDAVSDDVRVDAVKTGMLGTAGIIETITSWWEETYAADARPALIVDPVMIATSGDRLLEKEAEQALIGFLDHADLITPNAPELALLAGAEEAETPEQLVEQAERVADTHDVVVLAKGGHLTQQAVVDTLVFPEGTDGRPEAYSLSSPKVDTKNTHGTGCSVSAAFAALRARGLSWQESLNQVKPWVTAALRQSDQLSVGRGSGPIHHAATYEL encoded by the coding sequence ATGCCGATCCCCAATGTCCTGTCGATCGCTGGGACCGACCCGACCGGCGGCGCCGGGACCCAGGCGGACCTGAAGAGCTTCGCCGCCTTCGAGGCGTACGGGATGTGCGCAGTCACCGCCCTGGTGGCCCAGAACACCCAGGGGGTCCGGGAGATCCACGCCCCGCCGACGGATTTCCTCCGCGCCCAGCTCGATGCCGTCTCCGACGATGTCCGGGTGGACGCAGTGAAGACTGGGATGCTCGGCACCGCCGGCATCATCGAGACCATCACCTCCTGGTGGGAGGAGACGTATGCGGCAGATGCGCGTCCGGCGCTCATCGTTGACCCGGTCATGATTGCCACCAGCGGGGACCGGCTCCTGGAGAAGGAGGCGGAGCAGGCGCTGATCGGGTTCCTGGACCACGCGGATCTCATCACCCCCAACGCCCCCGAGCTCGCCCTGCTGGCCGGGGCGGAGGAGGCGGAGACCCCGGAGCAGCTGGTGGAGCAGGCGGAAAGGGTCGCTGACACGCATGACGTCGTGGTGCTGGCCAAGGGCGGGCACCTCACCCAGCAGGCCGTCGTCGACACTCTGGTCTTCCCGGAGGGAACGGACGGCCGCCCGGAGGCGTACAGCCTCAGCTCGCCGAAGGTGGACACCAAGAACACCCACGGCACCGGCTGCTCGGTCTCAGCGGCCTTCGCCGCACTGCGCGCCAGAGGACTGTCCTGGCAGGAGAGCCTCAACCAGGTGAAGCCCTGGGTCACCGCCGCCCTGCGGCAGTCGGACCAGCTGAGCGTCGGCCGGGGCAGCGGTCCCATCCACCACGCGGCGACGTACGAGCTTTAG
- a CDS encoding NUDIX hydrolase → MSLISSAAGMKKQFTATGYVVNPDRTRMLMIFHKGLQRWLPPGGHVDPDEFPSDTVTREILEETGVNAHHIGTGAMDLALTANDEAQLPTPFAMAAQLIPESHKDIEHIHMDMMYLLEAEDSDPISARISEVDAARWFNRTSIINELTTTDSVRSFVRNTLEET, encoded by the coding sequence ATGTCACTTATCAGCAGCGCCGCAGGTATGAAGAAGCAGTTCACCGCCACCGGGTACGTGGTCAATCCTGATCGCACGCGAATGCTCATGATCTTCCACAAGGGCCTCCAACGCTGGCTGCCACCGGGTGGGCACGTAGACCCGGACGAGTTCCCCAGCGACACGGTCACCCGAGAGATTCTCGAGGAGACAGGGGTGAACGCTCACCACATTGGAACCGGAGCAATGGACCTGGCCCTGACCGCGAATGACGAGGCGCAGCTGCCCACACCGTTTGCGATGGCGGCTCAGCTCATCCCTGAATCTCACAAGGACATCGAGCACATCCACATGGACATGATGTACCTGCTGGAAGCCGAGGACTCAGACCCGATCAGCGCTCGGATCAGCGAGGTTGATGCCGCGCGATGGTTCAACCGGACCAGCATCATCAACGAACTGACAACGACCGACAGTGTCCGCAGCTTCGTCAGGAACACCCTCGAGGAGACCTGA
- a CDS encoding glycosyltransferase family 87 protein has translation MNLRSKLLWTLLAATVLGAALSVLAVQWCRMNGWTDPDQHLAMCYSDFSLLYGERGLADGLFPFVDDVPPDQVMEYPVLIALVAGAMAAAVDLILPGAGATAERTLAFYDLNHLAAILGWIGVVIITALSTARKRRKDALMVALAPGIILTLSINWDMWAVFLGSFGLLLWGRSRPGWAGVLLGLGAAMKLYPLFFLGAILVLAVRAGRIRDVVTVLITGAATWLAVNLPFMLIQFDQWATFYRFSSEREVSFSSMWLAFTWLPLNGEGFSLLSNGLFLLCCLAIAWLGWSAPQRPRMAQLCFLIVASFILLGKVYSPQFVMWLIPLFVLALPRVRLFIIWMAIEAFHWAAVWLLSAKITSGGEFGGGHHLIEAAYGIGIVGHMAAVIWIMALVVRDILKPEHDVVRAAHGGEDPLAGTVAGRDSVFTLPGRGEPARLKLQW, from the coding sequence GTGAATCTGAGATCGAAGCTGCTGTGGACGCTGCTGGCGGCCACGGTCCTGGGGGCGGCCCTCTCCGTTCTTGCCGTGCAGTGGTGCCGAATGAACGGGTGGACGGACCCGGACCAGCACCTGGCGATGTGCTATTCGGACTTCTCGCTGCTCTACGGCGAACGCGGCCTGGCCGACGGGCTGTTCCCGTTCGTGGACGACGTCCCCCCGGACCAGGTCATGGAGTACCCAGTGCTGATCGCGCTGGTCGCAGGGGCCATGGCCGCCGCGGTGGATCTGATCCTGCCGGGCGCCGGAGCCACGGCGGAGCGCACCCTGGCCTTCTACGACCTCAACCACCTGGCGGCCATCCTCGGCTGGATCGGGGTGGTCATCATCACCGCCCTGTCCACGGCCCGGAAGCGTCGAAAGGACGCGCTGATGGTTGCGCTGGCGCCGGGGATCATCCTGACCCTGTCGATCAACTGGGACATGTGGGCTGTCTTCCTGGGCTCCTTCGGCCTGCTGCTGTGGGGGCGGTCCCGTCCCGGCTGGGCCGGGGTGCTGCTGGGGCTGGGCGCGGCGATGAAGCTCTACCCCCTCTTCTTCCTCGGCGCGATCCTGGTGCTGGCGGTGCGCGCCGGGCGGATCCGCGACGTCGTGACCGTGCTGATCACCGGTGCGGCCACCTGGCTGGCGGTGAACCTGCCGTTCATGCTCATCCAGTTCGACCAGTGGGCGACCTTCTACCGGTTCTCCTCGGAGAGGGAGGTCAGCTTCTCCTCGATGTGGCTGGCGTTCACCTGGCTTCCCCTGAACGGTGAGGGGTTCAGCCTGCTGTCCAACGGGCTGTTCCTGCTGTGCTGCCTCGCCATCGCCTGGCTGGGCTGGTCCGCGCCCCAGCGCCCGCGGATGGCCCAGCTGTGCTTCCTGATCGTCGCCAGCTTCATCCTGCTGGGCAAGGTCTACTCCCCGCAGTTCGTGATGTGGCTGATCCCGCTGTTCGTCCTGGCGCTGCCGCGGGTGCGCCTGTTCATCATCTGGATGGCCATTGAGGCGTTCCACTGGGCGGCGGTGTGGCTGCTGAGCGCGAAGATCACCTCCGGCGGCGAGTTCGGCGGCGGCCACCACCTCATCGAGGCTGCCTACGGGATCGGGATCGTGGGGCATATGGCCGCGGTCATCTGGATCATGGCACTGGTGGTCAGGGACATCCTCAAGCCTGAGCACGACGTCGTACGGGCAGCCCACGGCGGGGAGGACCCCCTGGCGGGCACAGTCGCCGGCCGGGACAGCGTCTTCACCCTTCCCGGGCGCGGTGAGCCGGCGCGGCTGAAGCTTCAGTGGTGA
- a CDS encoding AEC family transporter — translation MLEMLSVIAPMFLVIVVGFASGFVRRFRQAGPHLNAFVFYFALPTFVYTAMVTAPPVPEYPVMAMLIPVIVTPVLSVIIYVLAQWMTRSQVPAGAAPDAMAAPTSLSATFGNVGYFGIPISIGVLGPEAGLVAGIVHTLHNILYMNGYPLVRTTVNTLRASDGELGSLGELWRRVVWPILKRAVLLNPVMLFIALALIIVFTPLQMPSLFDEPVAMLGETAVPLALFCVGLALHPALEGVRSGGVPKAPIAVATLVKLIALPAATWLAILPFYDSIGPIWAGVLIIIAATPSSTTVFLFSEEYDGDGRLAAAILVASTALSLITLPLIAEFMLI, via the coding sequence ATGCTTGAGATGCTCAGCGTGATCGCTCCGATGTTCCTGGTCATCGTGGTGGGCTTCGCCTCCGGGTTCGTGCGCCGCTTCCGGCAGGCGGGCCCGCATCTGAACGCGTTCGTCTTCTACTTCGCGCTGCCCACGTTCGTCTATACGGCGATGGTCACCGCCCCGCCGGTTCCGGAGTACCCGGTGATGGCGATGCTCATCCCTGTGATCGTCACCCCGGTGCTCTCCGTGATCATCTACGTGCTGGCCCAGTGGATGACTCGTTCCCAGGTTCCGGCCGGTGCGGCGCCGGACGCAATGGCCGCCCCCACCTCCCTTTCGGCGACTTTCGGCAATGTGGGCTACTTCGGCATCCCGATCAGCATCGGGGTGCTCGGGCCGGAGGCGGGTCTGGTGGCCGGCATCGTGCATACCCTGCACAACATCCTGTATATGAACGGCTACCCGCTGGTGCGCACCACGGTGAACACCCTGCGCGCATCCGACGGCGAGCTGGGCAGCCTGGGGGAGCTGTGGCGGCGGGTGGTCTGGCCCATCCTGAAGCGGGCAGTGCTGCTGAACCCGGTGATGCTGTTCATCGCCCTGGCGCTGATCATCGTCTTCACGCCGCTGCAGATGCCGTCGCTGTTCGACGAGCCGGTCGCGATGCTGGGGGAGACGGCGGTGCCGCTGGCGCTGTTCTGCGTGGGCCTGGCCCTGCACCCGGCGCTGGAGGGCGTCCGCAGCGGTGGAGTGCCCAAGGCCCCGATTGCCGTGGCCACTCTGGTGAAGCTCATCGCCCTTCCGGCGGCGACCTGGCTGGCGATCCTTCCGTTCTACGATTCCATCGGGCCCATCTGGGCAGGCGTGCTCATCATCATCGCCGCCACCCCCTCCTCCACCACGGTGTTCCTGTTCTCTGAGGAGTACGACGGCGACGGCCGACTGGCTGCGGCGATCCTCGTCGCGTCTACGGCGCTGAGTCTGATCACTTTGCCCTTGATCGCTGAGTTCATGCTGATCTAG
- a CDS encoding GntR family transcriptional regulator yields the protein MAEYTSAQIADHYRGLILSGRLGAGDRLPSVRQTARDLGVAPSTAAKAYRTLESEGIIVTRGASGTRVAEQPAVLPGELLGHLRAAVACAKDTDISTEDLLNAVRAIW from the coding sequence GTGGCTGAGTACACCTCCGCCCAGATCGCGGATCACTACCGGGGCCTGATTCTTTCCGGGCGGTTGGGTGCCGGAGACCGGCTCCCTTCGGTTCGGCAGACTGCCCGTGATCTGGGGGTCGCCCCCAGCACTGCGGCCAAGGCCTACCGAACCTTGGAATCGGAAGGGATCATCGTGACCCGCGGAGCCTCTGGGACGCGGGTCGCTGAACAGCCAGCGGTCCTGCCTGGTGAGCTGCTCGGTCATCTGCGCGCCGCCGTCGCTTGCGCAAAGGATACCGACATCAGCACCGAAGACCTGCTCAACGCAGTGCGAGCAATCTGGTGA
- the eda gene encoding bifunctional 4-hydroxy-2-oxoglutarate aldolase/2-dehydro-3-deoxy-phosphogluconate aldolase, with product MSASTSTVLDRLSAVGVIPVIALDDAAQAAPLAEALAEGGLPAAEITFRTDAAAEAIAAAVQARPDVLVGAGTVVAAEQVDAAADAGAQYIVSPGTSARVIERAQHRGLPVLPGAVTATEIQAALECGLDTVKFFPAGTSGGPAAIKALAAPFGGLSFVPTGGVSLNNLADYLSLPAVRAVGGSWITPQGALNAGDYAQIRHLAAEAAAAVAEIRG from the coding sequence ATGTCCGCCAGCACAAGCACTGTCCTCGACCGGCTCTCCGCCGTCGGGGTCATCCCCGTCATCGCCCTCGACGACGCCGCGCAGGCCGCGCCGCTGGCTGAGGCGCTCGCCGAGGGAGGTCTGCCCGCCGCGGAGATCACCTTCCGCACCGACGCCGCCGCCGAGGCCATCGCCGCAGCCGTCCAGGCCCGCCCTGACGTGCTCGTCGGCGCGGGCACAGTCGTCGCCGCCGAGCAGGTCGACGCCGCCGCCGACGCCGGTGCCCAGTACATCGTCTCCCCCGGCACCTCCGCCCGCGTCATCGAGCGCGCCCAGCACCGAGGCCTGCCCGTGCTGCCCGGCGCGGTCACCGCCACCGAGATCCAGGCAGCCCTCGAATGCGGCCTCGACACCGTGAAGTTCTTCCCAGCCGGCACCTCCGGGGGCCCGGCCGCCATCAAAGCGCTGGCAGCACCCTTCGGGGGGCTCAGCTTCGTCCCCACCGGCGGGGTCAGCCTCAACAACCTCGCCGACTACCTGAGCCTGCCGGCCGTCCGCGCCGTCGGCGGCTCCTGGATCACACCCCAAGGGGCCCTGAACGCAGGCGACTACGCCCAGATCAGGCACCTGGCGGCTGAGGCGGCGGCCGCCGTCGCCGAAATCCGCGGCTGA
- the chrA gene encoding chromate efflux transporter, which produces MSEQSEQERTPAQRGSALEVFLIFLRLGATSFGGPVAHLAYFREAFVERRKWLTDKAYTDLVAFCQFLPGPASSQVGMALGLHRAGAGGMLAAWIAFTLPSAVLMVAFAYGVTAAGDLAEAGWVQGLKAAAVAVVAHAVLGMAKTMTPDAPRATLAALAAGAVLLAPHPLVLVAAIAAAGLIGFLWLQPEEQARSTEDAFHVRLPRWASWSAIAGFLLLLGGLPLLVWSGAAGPAEVADTFYRAGALVFGGGHVVLPLLQAETVETGVVDPDVFLAGYGAAQAMPGPLFAFAGFLGAAPGDAGAHGLLGAVIALIAIFLPGALLIIGCLHYWERLRFSRTAQRVLMGFNAGVVGILGAALYDPVFTAGVLDVGTRGLVIAVLAFVALRSWKAPAWAVVLAAGLAGWAML; this is translated from the coding sequence ATGTCCGAGCAGTCTGAGCAGGAGCGCACACCAGCCCAGCGGGGGAGTGCGCTGGAGGTCTTCCTCATCTTCCTGCGTCTGGGCGCCACCAGCTTCGGAGGGCCCGTCGCCCACTTGGCCTACTTCCGTGAGGCATTCGTGGAGCGGCGGAAATGGCTCACCGACAAGGCCTACACGGACCTCGTGGCATTCTGTCAGTTCCTGCCCGGCCCCGCCTCCTCCCAGGTGGGAATGGCCCTCGGCCTCCACCGGGCCGGGGCAGGCGGAATGCTCGCCGCCTGGATCGCCTTCACCCTTCCCTCCGCGGTGCTGATGGTCGCCTTCGCCTACGGAGTCACCGCCGCCGGAGACCTCGCCGAAGCCGGATGGGTCCAAGGGCTGAAGGCGGCCGCGGTCGCCGTCGTCGCGCACGCGGTGCTCGGCATGGCGAAGACCATGACCCCGGATGCGCCGCGGGCCACCCTCGCCGCACTGGCCGCCGGCGCGGTGCTGCTGGCGCCCCACCCGCTGGTCCTGGTGGCAGCGATCGCCGCGGCAGGGCTCATCGGCTTCCTCTGGCTGCAGCCGGAGGAGCAGGCCCGCAGCACCGAGGACGCGTTCCACGTCCGCCTGCCGCGCTGGGCCTCCTGGAGCGCGATCGCCGGGTTCCTCCTCCTGCTGGGAGGCCTGCCGCTGCTCGTCTGGTCCGGGGCGGCCGGCCCCGCAGAGGTGGCCGACACCTTCTACCGGGCAGGCGCCCTGGTCTTCGGCGGCGGGCATGTGGTCCTGCCGCTGCTGCAGGCCGAGACCGTAGAGACCGGCGTCGTCGACCCCGATGTCTTCCTCGCCGGCTACGGGGCTGCCCAGGCTATGCCCGGCCCGCTCTTCGCCTTCGCCGGGTTCCTCGGCGCTGCACCCGGTGATGCGGGCGCACACGGACTGCTCGGTGCGGTCATCGCGCTGATCGCGATCTTCCTGCCCGGTGCGCTGCTGATCATCGGCTGCCTGCACTACTGGGAGAGGCTGCGCTTCAGCCGGACCGCTCAGAGGGTGCTGATGGGCTTCAACGCCGGCGTCGTCGGGATCCTCGGAGCGGCCCTCTATGATCCGGTGTTCACGGCCGGAGTGCTGGACGTCGGCACCCGGGGGCTTGTCATCGCGGTGCTCGCCTTCGTGGCGCTGCGCAGCTGGAAGGCCCCGGCCTGGGCGGTGGTCCTCGCGGCCGGGCTGGCCGGCTGGGCCATGCTGTGA
- a CDS encoding GTP pyrophosphokinase — MEPTQALTSPDETLGGAGHPYRKLLDQLTTNADSNGSASHLDRMIDIRRQLTEFQLHYKFGMDEVLTKINVLREEFEHTRDYSPIEHVNYRLKTLERILEKTDRYGCEPTLESIRHSIRDIAGIRITCSFVSDAYWVAEMLCSQPDLRVVEVKDYISRPKLNGYQSLHVILQVPVFLSNRTEFVYVEVQIRTVAMDFWASLEHKIYYTYEGEVPSEILDELRDAADKASALDAQMAEIRDKVTALRRQAPRADEPDPAQWFAGDGRTPVWNWDDIVQRSENN; from the coding sequence ATGGAGCCAACCCAGGCACTCACTTCGCCCGATGAGACGCTCGGCGGAGCAGGTCATCCCTATCGCAAGCTGCTCGATCAGCTGACCACCAACGCCGACTCCAACGGGTCCGCCTCCCATCTCGACCGGATGATCGACATTCGTCGGCAGCTGACCGAATTCCAGCTGCACTACAAGTTCGGGATGGACGAGGTCCTCACCAAGATCAACGTGCTGCGGGAGGAGTTCGAGCACACGCGCGACTACTCCCCCATCGAGCACGTCAACTACCGTCTCAAGACCCTGGAACGCATCCTCGAGAAGACGGACCGGTACGGCTGCGAGCCCACTCTGGAGTCCATCCGGCACAGCATCCGCGACATCGCCGGCATCCGCATCACCTGCAGCTTCGTGTCCGATGCCTACTGGGTCGCCGAGATGCTCTGCTCCCAGCCCGATCTGCGCGTCGTGGAAGTCAAGGACTACATCAGCCGGCCCAAGCTCAACGGCTACCAGTCCCTTCACGTCATCCTGCAGGTCCCGGTGTTCCTCTCCAACCGGACGGAGTTCGTCTACGTGGAGGTCCAGATCCGCACCGTCGCCATGGACTTCTGGGCCTCGCTGGAGCACAAGATCTACTACACCTACGAGGGCGAGGTGCCTTCCGAGATCCTCGACGAGCTCCGCGACGCCGCGGACAAGGCCTCCGCCCTGGACGCCCAGATGGCTGAGATCCGCGACAAGGTCACCGCCCTGCGCAGACAGGCGCCCCGGGCCGACGAGCCGGACCCCGCCCAGTGGTTCGCCGGCGACGGCCGGACCCCTGTCTGGAACTGGGACGACATCGTCCAGCGCTCCGAGAACAACTAA
- a CDS encoding helix-turn-helix transcriptional regulator: protein MAHKMLTKDDLPRLMTRREVAEHLGVAEGTLRNWNSAGRVPAPVKYGTSTVRYVPDDVEEWVRDRREPMLA from the coding sequence ATGGCTCACAAGATGCTCACCAAGGACGATCTCCCCCGGCTGATGACCCGACGCGAAGTTGCGGAACACCTCGGTGTCGCCGAGGGAACACTGCGCAACTGGAACTCCGCTGGCCGGGTCCCAGCACCCGTGAAGTACGGAACCTCGACCGTGCGGTACGTGCCGGATGATGTTGAAGAGTGGGTGCGTGACCGTCGAGAACCGATGCTGGCCTGA
- a CDS encoding gamma-glutamyltransferase family protein, translated as MSATGERTVRLRLSTVAAVTVLAVASCGITEDEPEPAEEAEGTGEAQPGQDLGEDAPEAEPDEEDEAEEAPRLAQQGVSAGHPLAVEVGEEVLAEGGNAVDAVIAAAFAVGAVEPPASGIGGGGSVILAGPDGDPVFYDFREVVSNDGEIPDSGTGIPGFVAGMGQLHEDYGTQEWADLLEPTRDLAEEGFEVSDYLSQRIGGGWGPEYLSDLEAFSPDGAPLEAGDDLVQPELADTMQQLMDAGWEDYYTGELAESVVEQVDGIDAESLADYEVIQGEPATGAFGDYEIASAAPGLPGAALIQTLQIAEHNGIGDMEPGSAEYISTLSEAWAAGEETMHNDLGDPNFVEVDTGELTDPEANAEVQASGAQTASGDPDASAPNTTHLVVVDEDGLAVSMTNTITDFWGSGKGVDGYFMNNSLMRFETFDSEMNQPEPGRRSVTWSNPTVVMDDQGRPIMPIGTPGGAQILPTTANALILRYLHGMSAQEAVDALRFRNEDSSLYLEEGHDEALLDELSQEGWQPEEWESPSFGSVQLLEIDYETGELTGPDDSRRDGAHAIIGD; from the coding sequence ATGAGCGCGACAGGTGAGAGAACTGTTCGGCTGCGCCTGAGCACGGTCGCCGCGGTGACTGTGCTGGCCGTGGCCTCCTGCGGCATCACCGAGGACGAGCCGGAGCCGGCCGAGGAGGCAGAGGGCACCGGGGAGGCCCAGCCCGGCCAGGACCTCGGTGAGGACGCCCCTGAGGCGGAGCCCGATGAGGAGGACGAGGCCGAGGAGGCCCCCCGCCTCGCCCAGCAGGGGGTGAGCGCCGGGCACCCCCTCGCGGTCGAAGTCGGTGAGGAGGTTCTGGCTGAGGGCGGCAACGCGGTGGACGCCGTGATCGCCGCCGCCTTCGCAGTGGGCGCCGTGGAGCCCCCGGCTTCCGGCATCGGCGGTGGCGGCTCGGTGATCCTCGCCGGCCCGGACGGCGACCCGGTCTTCTACGACTTCCGTGAGGTGGTCAGCAACGACGGCGAGATCCCCGACTCCGGGACCGGCATCCCCGGGTTCGTCGCCGGCATGGGCCAGCTGCACGAGGACTACGGCACCCAGGAGTGGGCTGATCTGCTGGAGCCCACCCGTGACCTTGCCGAGGAGGGCTTCGAGGTCAGCGATTACCTCTCCCAGCGGATCGGCGGGGGGTGGGGCCCCGAGTACCTCTCTGACCTGGAGGCCTTCAGCCCGGACGGGGCCCCGCTGGAGGCTGGGGACGACCTGGTCCAGCCGGAGCTCGCAGACACCATGCAGCAGCTGATGGACGCCGGGTGGGAGGACTACTACACCGGTGAGCTCGCCGAGTCCGTCGTCGAGCAGGTCGATGGGATCGACGCAGAATCCCTGGCCGACTACGAAGTGATCCAGGGCGAGCCGGCCACCGGGGCATTCGGCGACTATGAGATCGCCTCCGCGGCCCCCGGGCTGCCGGGAGCCGCGCTCATCCAGACGCTGCAGATCGCCGAGCACAACGGCATCGGCGACATGGAGCCCGGATCCGCGGAGTACATCAGCACCCTCTCCGAGGCGTGGGCCGCGGGGGAGGAGACCATGCACAACGATCTCGGCGACCCCAACTTCGTAGAGGTCGACACCGGTGAGCTCACCGACCCTGAGGCGAACGCCGAGGTTCAGGCCTCCGGTGCCCAGACGGCCTCCGGCGACCCCGACGCCTCCGCGCCGAACACCACCCACCTGGTGGTGGTGGACGAGGACGGGCTCGCGGTCTCGATGACCAACACCATCACGGACTTCTGGGGCTCAGGGAAGGGAGTGGACGGCTACTTCATGAACAACTCGCTGATGCGCTTCGAGACCTTCGACTCAGAGATGAACCAGCCCGAGCCCGGACGCCGCTCCGTCACCTGGTCGAACCCGACCGTGGTGATGGATGACCAGGGACGCCCCATCATGCCCATCGGCACCCCGGGCGGCGCGCAGATCCTCCCCACCACGGCGAACGCCCTTATCCTGCGGTACCTGCACGGGATGAGCGCCCAGGAGGCGGTGGACGCCCTGCGATTCCGCAACGAGGACTCTTCCCTCTACCTGGAGGAGGGCCACGACGAAGCGCTCCTCGACGAGCTGTCCCAGGAGGGCTGGCAGCCCGAGGAATGGGAGTCCCCCAGCTTCGGCTCCGTGCAGCTGCTGGAGATCGACTACGAGACCGGCGAGCTCACCGGCCCCGACGACTCGCGCCGCGACGGCGCCCACGCGATCATCGGAGACTGA